A stretch of the Planctomycetota bacterium genome encodes the following:
- a CDS encoding PilZ domain-containing protein has product MSHDTETDRRRHRRTQVDRPGKAFLRHALRYLPVRALDVSVGGMLLEIRSERTLSPGERLDVVVSDGHAGLVESSEVVPATIAHVRRTAGGTQHVGLEFLVGEPADAATTAAAA; this is encoded by the coding sequence ATGAGCCACGACACCGAGACCGATCGCCGCCGCCACCGCCGCACGCAGGTGGACCGCCCCGGCAAGGCCTTCCTGCGGCATGCGCTGCGGTACCTGCCGGTGCGGGCGCTGGACGTCTCCGTCGGCGGCATGCTGCTGGAGATCCGCAGCGAGCGGACGCTGAGCCCCGGCGAGAGGCTGGACGTCGTCGTGAGCGACGGCCACGCCGGCCTGGTGGAGTCCTCGGAGGTCGTGCCCGCCACGATCGCCCACGTGCGCAGGACGGCGGGCGGCACGCAGCACGTTGGCTTGGAGTTCCTCGTCGGCGAGCCGGCCGACGCGGCGACGACCGCCGCGGCCGCCTGA
- a CDS encoding HU family DNA-binding protein produces the protein MPATAPNVTKKHIIDGVAARTGLRRSDVQAVVQGVLDQIVEEVRLGRRIELRDFGVFEVKQRAARTAQNPKTLERVPVPPKRAVRFKVGRLMREALEADACPAAERHDGVHSNGHARADDAMPHVHVEPRPQPVAAGHA, from the coding sequence ATGCCAGCCACCGCGCCGAACGTGACGAAGAAGCACATCATCGATGGCGTCGCGGCCCGCACCGGGCTGCGGCGCAGCGATGTCCAGGCGGTCGTGCAGGGCGTGCTCGACCAGATCGTCGAAGAGGTCCGCCTTGGTCGCCGCATCGAGCTCCGCGACTTCGGCGTGTTCGAGGTAAAGCAGCGGGCCGCGCGGACCGCCCAGAACCCCAAGACCCTCGAGCGCGTGCCCGTCCCGCCAAAGCGGGCCGTCCGCTTCAAGGTCGGCCGGTTGATGCGCGAGGCCCTCGAGGCGGACGCCTGCCCGGCCGCCGAGCGGCACGACGGCGTGCATAGCAATGGCCACGCCCGTGCCGACGATGCGATGCCGCATGTCCACGTCGAGCCGCGGCCGCAGCCCGTCGCAGCCGGCCACGCCTAG
- a CDS encoding TIGR00730 family Rossman fold protein: MPPVPPERSSNTRPTAGAPQRGEDSWRVFKIMAEFVEGFEALETLPPAVTVFGSARTPEDDPMYAAARRFAAIAAHEGLAVITGGGPGIMEAANRGALEAGGRSVGLNIALPREQAPNPYQTDQLTFEYFFVRKVMLVKYARAFVIFPGGFGTMDEFFEAMTLMQTLKIEPFPLVLYGSEFWREPIRWIREVMCDKFATISPEDLTLFHLVDDAEDAMELVRRALAGTYQTALPGVIGQAARATGEGTRRGVMPHQGGAAAPGPTIPW; the protein is encoded by the coding sequence ATGCCGCCCGTCCCCCCCGAGCGTAGTTCCAACACCCGTCCGACCGCCGGTGCGCCCCAGCGCGGCGAGGACTCCTGGCGAGTCTTCAAGATCATGGCCGAATTCGTCGAGGGCTTCGAGGCCCTCGAGACGCTGCCGCCCGCGGTCACGGTCTTCGGGTCGGCCCGCACGCCCGAGGACGACCCGATGTACGCCGCAGCGCGCCGCTTCGCGGCGATCGCTGCACACGAGGGCCTGGCGGTCATCACCGGCGGTGGCCCGGGCATCATGGAGGCCGCCAATCGCGGCGCGCTGGAGGCCGGCGGCCGCAGCGTCGGGCTCAACATCGCCCTGCCCCGCGAGCAGGCGCCCAACCCCTACCAGACCGACCAGCTGACCTTCGAGTACTTCTTCGTGCGGAAGGTCATGCTCGTCAAGTACGCCCGGGCCTTCGTGATCTTCCCCGGCGGCTTCGGGACCATGGACGAGTTCTTCGAGGCCATGACGCTCATGCAGACCCTCAAGATCGAGCCCTTCCCGCTCGTGCTCTACGGCTCGGAATTCTGGCGGGAGCCCATTCGTTGGATTCGGGAAGTCATGTGCGACAAGTTCGCGACCATCTCTCCAGAGGACCTCACGCTCTTTCACCTCGTCGACGACGCGGAGGACGCGATGGAGCTCGTCCGCCGGGCCCTTGCGGGCACCTACCAGACCGCGTTGCCAGGGGTCATCGGCCAGGCGGCCCGGGCGACCGGCGAGGGCACCCGGCGTGGGGTAATGCCCCACCAGGGCGGGGCTGCCGCCCCGGGACCGACGATCCCCTGGTGA
- a CDS encoding folylpolyglutamate synthase/dihydrofolate synthase family protein — MQAPATDSSWTFDDAEAWLDARVDFERRPATTPDALKLDRMRALAAALGDPQDRVPAIHVAGSKGKGSITRMAASILSAAGLKTGAFTSPHLVSVRERIAIGGEPIDPGGFARAARGVAAVEDRVAASHGTPTYFECVTAMAMRHFAESDCDAAVLEVGLGGRLDCTNIVTPRACVLGAIELEHTRILGDTLEAVAGEKAGILKPGVPAVCVPQSDAVLGVFRGVAGRVGARLLVIGEDIEVASRMDGGHAAIDLAIHGRALRDLRAPLPGAHQASNAAAAVAACLLFEPGLTETQIRAGLERTPRDGRMEVVSRDPIVVVDGAHTPLSVRALMATLRTEFGGGRTVVVFGCAADKDIDGMLREFADAGVSLVLTRAAGGPRAMPVEGLADRCRHTGTDFEAAEPVAAAIERARKMAGARGLVCACGSYMVAGAAKMAARASR, encoded by the coding sequence ATGCAAGCACCAGCGACCGATTCGTCCTGGACCTTCGACGACGCCGAGGCGTGGCTGGACGCCCGCGTGGACTTCGAGCGGCGGCCCGCGACAACCCCCGACGCCCTGAAGCTCGACCGCATGCGGGCGCTGGCGGCGGCGCTCGGCGACCCGCAGGACCGCGTGCCGGCGATCCACGTGGCGGGCAGCAAGGGCAAGGGCTCGATTACGCGGATGGCGGCGTCGATCCTGTCGGCGGCCGGCCTGAAGACCGGCGCCTTTACCAGCCCCCACCTGGTCTCGGTGCGCGAGCGGATCGCGATCGGCGGCGAGCCCATTGATCCGGGCGGCTTCGCCCGCGCGGCGCGCGGGGTCGCGGCGGTCGAGGATCGCGTGGCCGCATCGCACGGCACGCCGACCTACTTCGAGTGCGTGACGGCCATGGCGATGCGGCACTTCGCCGAGTCGGATTGCGACGCAGCGGTGCTCGAGGTTGGCCTGGGCGGGCGGCTGGATTGCACCAACATCGTCACGCCGCGGGCGTGCGTGCTGGGCGCCATCGAGTTGGAGCACACGCGGATCCTGGGCGACACGCTCGAGGCCGTCGCGGGCGAGAAGGCGGGCATCCTCAAGCCCGGCGTGCCGGCGGTGTGCGTGCCCCAGAGTGATGCGGTGCTCGGCGTATTTCGTGGCGTGGCCGGCCGCGTCGGTGCACGGCTCCTCGTGATTGGCGAGGACATCGAGGTGGCGTCGCGGATGGATGGTGGGCACGCGGCGATCGATCTTGCGATCCACGGGCGTGCGCTGCGCGATCTGCGTGCACCGCTGCCCGGTGCACACCAGGCGTCGAACGCGGCGGCCGCGGTGGCGGCGTGCCTGCTATTCGAGCCCGGGCTCACCGAGACGCAGATCCGGGCCGGGCTCGAGCGCACGCCGCGGGACGGCCGGATGGAGGTGGTCTCGAGGGACCCGATCGTGGTCGTTGATGGTGCGCACACGCCGCTGTCGGTGCGCGCATTGATGGCAACGCTGCGGACCGAGTTTGGCGGCGGACGGACCGTCGTCGTCTTCGGGTGCGCCGCCGACAAGGACATCGACGGCATGCTGCGCGAGTTCGCGGACGCCGGCGTCTCGCTCGTGCTAACGCGGGCGGCGGGCGGCCCGCGGGCCATGCCGGTCGAAGGCCTCGCCGATCGATGCCGGCACACCGGTACCGACTTCGAGGCGGCGGAGCCCGTAGCGGCGGCGATCGAGAGGGCCCGAAAGATGGCGGGCGCACGGGGACTGGTGTGCGCTTGCGGCTCCTACATGGTGGCCGGGGCGGCCAAGATGGCAGCCCGAGCCAGCCGCTAG
- a CDS encoding glycosyltransferase family 4 protein, producing MTPISDALVVILDERSTLAGLERAKRLRMVWTLWETLAEGHGRLLVVTHGGAEDARLAQERGVTCVCNIHGLLAYEHLEHAAMGVATELRGCATAVVQTTDFTCGPLGSAVCAALDHAGVRVGHVAVGSDLSSRQQLYEFGPTSRAAREAAFREHAACRNAHVVVAGCDPVANDLIWRFNLPEERVRIIPSCVVAERIPVATESRPGNTFVAFGPATKRSRLDVAIESVALMRQTDLPDAELTILGEGPETPRLRALAEERSVPTRFEKHFRGEEIVEAIANATVGLYTGANETHPRPVFEAMALATPIVLAADPMCALEITHGVTGIRMTCEPEAIARALSGLAMDAPWRDTLGRTGRERILREHGLKGVSDGMHEAHRAALDAAGQDTAITLSGLILASEAVGELPAAQAAQAWAGAIRDHVERLGPWGTGHLEAIRDAVERLCAESADLDRRSERPAA from the coding sequence ATGACGCCCATTTCGGACGCCCTCGTGGTGATCCTGGACGAACGCTCGACGCTCGCCGGCCTGGAGCGGGCGAAGCGGCTTCGGATGGTCTGGACGCTCTGGGAGACCCTGGCAGAGGGCCACGGCCGGCTGCTGGTCGTCACGCACGGCGGGGCCGAGGACGCCCGTCTCGCCCAGGAGCGGGGCGTGACCTGCGTGTGCAACATCCATGGGCTGCTGGCCTACGAGCATCTGGAGCACGCCGCGATGGGCGTCGCCACCGAGCTGCGGGGCTGCGCGACGGCCGTCGTGCAGACCACCGATTTCACCTGCGGGCCGCTGGGTTCGGCCGTCTGCGCCGCCCTGGACCACGCGGGCGTGCGGGTAGGACACGTGGCGGTCGGCAGCGACCTCTCGTCGCGGCAGCAGCTCTACGAATTCGGGCCGACGTCCCGAGCCGCCCGGGAGGCGGCCTTCCGCGAGCACGCCGCCTGCCGCAACGCCCACGTCGTGGTCGCGGGCTGCGACCCCGTGGCCAACGACCTCATCTGGCGCTTCAACCTGCCCGAGGAGCGGGTCCGCATCATCCCCAGCTGCGTGGTGGCCGAGCGGATTCCCGTCGCCACCGAGAGCCGCCCGGGCAATACGTTCGTGGCGTTCGGGCCCGCGACGAAGCGGAGCCGCCTGGACGTCGCCATCGAGTCGGTGGCACTCATGCGGCAGACCGACCTGCCCGACGCCGAGTTGACGATCCTGGGCGAGGGGCCCGAGACGCCCCGGCTCCGCGCGCTGGCCGAGGAGCGAAGCGTGCCGACGCGCTTCGAGAAGCACTTCCGCGGCGAGGAGATCGTCGAGGCCATCGCCAACGCCACCGTGGGGCTCTACACCGGCGCCAACGAGACGCACCCAAGGCCGGTCTTCGAGGCCATGGCGCTGGCAACGCCCATCGTGCTCGCCGCCGATCCGATGTGCGCCCTGGAGATCACGCACGGCGTCACCGGCATTCGGATGACGTGCGAGCCCGAGGCCATCGCGCGGGCGCTCTCGGGCCTGGCGATGGACGCCCCGTGGCGGGACACGCTGGGCCGCACCGGCCGCGAACGGATCCTCCGCGAGCACGGGCTCAAGGGCGTGAGCGACGGGATGCACGAGGCGCACCGGGCCGCCCTGGACGCGGCCGGCCAGGACACCGCGATCACGCTCTCGGGGCTGATCCTGGCCTCCGAGGCCGTGGGCGAACTGCCCGCGGCCCAGGCGGCCCAGGCCTGGGCGGGCGCGATCCGCGATCACGTGGAGCGGCTCGGCCCCTGGGGTACGGGCCATCTGGAGGCCATCCGCGACGCCGTCGAGCGGCTGTGCGCGGAGTCTGCCGACCTGGATCGCCGGTCGGAGCGGCCGGCAGCGTAG